A single Pseudodesulfovibrio aespoeensis Aspo-2 DNA region contains:
- a CDS encoding glycosyltransferase family 9 protein, whose product MNVLIINLTRFGDLIQTQPVISGYAGLGYRVGLVCLENFASAASLLDGVDRVFPLPGAGLLARLDADWRLAVRDMAGFGAEVLAAFPAELVVNLTPSISSRLLTRVLAPVGSDVAGFSLDEFGFNADTSAWAAFLQMAGANRGASPFNLCDIFRRAAGLGDEGNTLTLARPDAATLARADALLAGDHEAGHEAGQGGGFLALQPGASEDRRRWPVDHFIALARLAWDRHGLVPVLLGAQGEAGLGERIRAGVDFPAVDLMGRTSLVELAGVLTRCRALVTNDTGTMHLAAGLGVPVCAVFLATAQPWDTGPYRPGNICLEPDMACHPCGFGVACPHDLACRRAVTPQAMAAALDRLLAGDETAHETGRFSGARVWLTRLAPQGIADLESLSGHGETDRALWIAMQRASYLPFLDGGALPCGTGLGRRLSPDMAAGLSKILTSARDMLLLLSRQGMLLASAPRSQSKAKFLASWQRLQNVLAANDQLNILGLLWMFESQRCGEDVGSLLGLIERYHALFASLADDFS is encoded by the coding sequence GTGAATGTTCTGATCATCAACCTGACCCGGTTCGGCGACCTCATCCAGACACAGCCCGTGATTTCCGGCTACGCCGGTCTTGGGTACAGGGTGGGGCTGGTCTGTCTTGAGAATTTCGCCTCGGCGGCCAGCCTGCTCGACGGGGTGGACCGTGTCTTTCCGCTGCCCGGTGCCGGGCTGCTGGCCCGGCTCGACGCCGACTGGCGTCTGGCGGTGCGCGACATGGCCGGTTTCGGGGCCGAGGTCCTGGCGGCGTTTCCGGCAGAGCTGGTGGTCAACCTGACCCCCTCCATTTCGTCGCGCCTGCTCACCCGCGTCCTGGCCCCGGTCGGATCCGACGTGGCCGGATTCAGCCTCGACGAGTTCGGGTTCAATGCCGACACCTCGGCCTGGGCCGCCTTTCTCCAGATGGCCGGGGCCAACCGCGGGGCCAGCCCCTTCAACCTCTGCGACATCTTCCGCCGCGCCGCCGGGCTTGGGGACGAGGGCAATACCTTGACCCTGGCCAGGCCGGACGCCGCAACCCTGGCCAGGGCCGACGCCCTGCTGGCCGGGGATCACGAGGCCGGACACGAGGCCGGACAGGGGGGCGGCTTCCTGGCCCTGCAACCCGGAGCGAGCGAGGACCGCCGCCGCTGGCCCGTGGACCATTTCATTGCCCTGGCCCGGCTGGCCTGGGATCGCCACGGGCTGGTCCCGGTCCTGCTCGGCGCCCAGGGCGAGGCCGGGCTTGGCGAGCGGATTCGGGCGGGCGTGGATTTCCCAGCGGTCGATCTGATGGGCCGGACCTCGCTGGTCGAGCTGGCAGGCGTCCTGACCCGCTGCCGCGCCCTGGTCACCAACGACACCGGCACCATGCATCTGGCCGCCGGGCTGGGCGTGCCCGTGTGCGCGGTCTTCCTGGCCACAGCCCAGCCCTGGGACACCGGGCCGTATCGTCCTGGCAATATCTGTCTTGAACCGGACATGGCCTGCCATCCCTGCGGATTCGGCGTTGCCTGCCCGCACGATCTCGCCTGCCGCCGCGCCGTGACCCCCCAGGCCATGGCTGCGGCCCTGGACCGGCTCCTGGCTGGCGACGAAACTGCACACGAGACTGGTCGCTTTTCTGGCGCGCGCGTCTGGCTGACCCGGCTCGCGCCCCAGGGCATCGCGGACCTTGAATCCCTGTCCGGCCACGGCGAGACGGACCGCGCTTTGTGGATCGCCATGCAACGCGCCAGCTACCTGCCCTTTCTCGACGGCGGGGCGCTCCCCTGCGGCACCGGCCTGGGCCGTCGTCTGAGCCCGGACATGGCCGCCGGGTTGTCCAAAATTTTGACGAGCGCCAGGGACATGCTCCTCCTGCTCTCCCGGCAGGGGATGCTGCTCGCGAGCGCGCCCCGGTCCCAGTCCAAGGCCAAGTTCCTGGCCTCCTGGCAGCGGCTGCAAAACGTGCTGGCCGCCAATGATCAGCTCAATATTCTGGGATTGCTGTGGATGTTCGAGTCGCAGCGGTGCGGCGAGGATGTCGGGTCCCTGCTGGGGCTGATCGAGCGATACCACGCCCTGTTCGCCTCTCTGGCGGATGATTTTTCGTAG
- a CDS encoding ABC transporter substrate-binding protein, translating into MKLSSMKSAGTFSLFILATALCALLLAGCGADEPKEQAEKAAPETPAAPAKVTLKLAFDADPVSLDPHVQLSGGMLQLSHMVFDPLVRYDSKDMHFVPRLAEKWERIDDLTMRFFLRKGVKFHSGNEFTAEDVAFTLDRLKKSDDYKGLFEPFVAANIIDPYTVDLVTSKPYGLVLNMATYLFPIDKKFYTGTDDKGKPKDLIIKTDYSFANDNESGTGPFAVTSREQGVKTVFTRFADYWDKSGNVEEIVLTPIKSDATRVAALLSGDVDFINPVPPQDLDHLGSAPDIKLVTMSGTRIITFQLNGERNPALKDPKVRLAMDYAYDNNGVVEKIMNNFATAAGQMSPASYVGHNPALTPRFDLEKAQALMAEAGMADGFEATMIAPNNRYVNDAQIAEAFVSMMSKINIKISLKTMPKAQYWDEYDAQAADIQMIGWHADTEDSGNFYEFLSMCRNAETGYGQYNSGNYCNAKVDELTLAAQTETDPAKRAAMLQEVEQIQSDEAGYIPLHWQNLSWASKKNMNTEEIVNVMDFPYFGDLIIQ; encoded by the coding sequence ATGAAACTGTCGTCGATGAAATCCGCCGGCACCTTCTCCCTGTTCATTCTCGCCACCGCCCTATGCGCCCTGCTGCTGGCCGGGTGCGGCGCAGACGAGCCCAAGGAACAGGCCGAGAAAGCCGCCCCCGAGACCCCTGCCGCCCCCGCAAAAGTGACCCTCAAACTCGCCTTTGACGCCGACCCGGTGTCGCTCGACCCGCATGTCCAGCTCTCCGGCGGCATGCTCCAGCTCTCCCACATGGTCTTCGACCCGCTGGTCCGCTATGACAGCAAGGACATGCACTTCGTGCCCCGCCTGGCCGAGAAATGGGAGCGCATCGACGACCTGACCATGCGCTTTTTCCTGCGCAAGGGCGTCAAGTTCCACTCGGGCAACGAATTCACCGCCGAGGACGTGGCCTTCACCCTGGACCGCCTCAAGAAGAGCGACGACTACAAGGGTCTCTTCGAGCCTTTCGTGGCCGCCAATATCATTGACCCCTACACCGTGGACCTCGTCACCTCCAAGCCCTATGGCCTGGTGCTGAACATGGCCACCTACCTCTTCCCCATAGACAAGAAATTCTACACAGGCACAGATGACAAGGGCAAGCCCAAGGACCTGATCATCAAGACCGACTACTCCTTTGCCAACGACAACGAGTCCGGCACCGGCCCGTTCGCCGTCACCTCCCGCGAGCAGGGCGTCAAGACCGTGTTCACCCGCTTTGCCGACTACTGGGACAAGAGCGGAAACGTGGAGGAGATCGTCCTCACCCCGATCAAGAGCGACGCCACCCGCGTGGCCGCCCTGCTCTCCGGCGACGTGGACTTCATCAACCCCGTGCCGCCCCAGGATCTGGACCATCTCGGCAGCGCCCCGGACATCAAGCTTGTCACCATGTCCGGCACGCGCATCATCACCTTCCAGCTCAATGGCGAGCGCAACCCGGCCCTGAAGGACCCCAAGGTCCGTCTGGCCATGGACTACGCCTATGACAACAATGGCGTGGTCGAGAAGATCATGAACAACTTCGCCACCGCCGCAGGCCAGATGAGCCCGGCCAGCTATGTGGGCCACAACCCCGCGCTGACCCCCCGCTTTGACCTGGAAAAGGCCCAGGCCCTGATGGCCGAGGCCGGGATGGCCGACGGTTTCGAGGCGACCATGATCGCCCCCAACAACCGCTACGTGAATGATGCCCAGATCGCCGAGGCCTTTGTGTCCATGATGTCCAAGATCAACATCAAGATCAGCCTCAAGACCATGCCCAAGGCACAGTACTGGGACGAGTACGACGCCCAGGCAGCCGACATCCAGATGATCGGCTGGCACGCGGACACCGAGGACTCCGGAAACTTCTACGAGTTCCTGTCCATGTGCCGCAACGCCGAGACCGGCTACGGCCAGTACAACTCCGGCAACTACTGCAACGCCAAGGTGGACGAGCTGACCCTGGCCGCGCAGACCGAGACCGACCCGGCCAAGCGCGCCGCCATGCTCCAGGAAGTGGAGCAGATCCAGTCCGACGAGGCCGGATACATCCCCCTGCACTGGCAGAACCTCTCCTGGGCCTCCAAGAAGAACATGAACACCGAGGAAATCGTGAACGTCATGGACTTCCCGTACTTCGGAGACCTGATCATCCAGTAG
- a CDS encoding TIGR03960 family B12-binding radical SAM protein, which translates to MKELLPILPRPSRYIGSEWGAVLKDPATVTVRCALAFPDMYEVGMSYLGQKILSEAVNAHPGFWAERVYTPCQETAAILRSHGAPLATLESDTPLAKMDAIAFSLTHELCYTNVLYMLDLGFIPLRSAERDEHHPLIIAGGGSTFNAEPVAPFFDAMVLGDGEEALPAILARIEQSREAGESRAQLLRGLIDIPGVYVPSFFEDQGPGLPLKPLVAGYETVEKAVVDDLDAAPFPRRTAVPYGAVHDRLTMEIARGCTRGCRFCQAGMIYRPVRERSLDTLDDILTRGLAETGYEETSILSLSTGDFSALDTFFTRSFDKCAAEQISISLPSLRVGSLSAPIMERISSIRRTGATLAPEAGSQRLRDVINKGVTEAELVEHVRLLFENGWQGVKLYFMIGLPTETDADLDAIVDLCIKVRDAAGWHIKRLQVTAAVSPFVPKPQTPFQWDPQLPYAEIYRRIGYLRDRFRAHKRINLKFHEPEMTTLEGLFSRGDRRLAEVVERAYREGALFSSWKDHLSLAPYKRAVEELGLSWDEYTGPRDPEAPLPWDHLSCGLTRGFLLTERKRALAGKVTEDCRYAACRNCGVCGHDDHVSTLTAQRHKDIRPRLVFAGRDQEGEQPPYSVEKPDLTVRGSHFRIWYEKTGPAAYLSQLELQAVFERALRRAGLPLSFSAGFHPMPKLSFGMALPVGVSSREEWINVFLRQDFDPENVLEGLRRAMPLGLAPLRVERLSMGKSQPQPVEETYALRVLDNVAGRMAQWAAFLARDQWLITRQARKGTRELDIRPLIREAAMEGDTVTMTCDWRAGYLSPLALVQAVMDGASLLDFTLTKTAQRFA; encoded by the coding sequence ATGAAGGAATTGCTGCCCATATTGCCCCGCCCCTCCCGCTATATCGGGAGCGAATGGGGGGCCGTGCTCAAGGACCCGGCCACCGTGACCGTGCGCTGCGCCCTCGCCTTTCCCGACATGTACGAAGTGGGCATGTCCTACCTGGGGCAGAAAATCCTCTCCGAGGCGGTCAACGCCCATCCAGGGTTCTGGGCCGAGCGCGTCTACACCCCGTGCCAAGAGACGGCGGCCATCCTGCGCAGCCACGGCGCGCCCCTGGCCACCCTGGAATCCGACACCCCCCTGGCCAAGATGGACGCCATCGCCTTCAGCCTCACCCACGAGCTGTGCTACACCAATGTTCTCTACATGCTCGACCTGGGCTTCATCCCCCTGCGCTCGGCAGAGCGCGACGAGCACCACCCGCTGATCATCGCCGGGGGCGGCTCCACCTTCAACGCCGAGCCCGTGGCCCCGTTCTTCGACGCCATGGTCCTTGGCGACGGCGAGGAAGCCCTGCCCGCCATCCTGGCCCGCATCGAGCAGAGCCGAGAGGCCGGAGAATCCAGGGCGCAACTGCTGCGCGGACTGATCGACATCCCCGGCGTCTATGTGCCGTCTTTTTTCGAGGATCAAGGGCCGGGCCTGCCGCTCAAGCCGCTGGTGGCGGGATACGAGACGGTCGAAAAGGCCGTGGTGGACGATCTTGACGCAGCCCCGTTCCCGCGCCGCACCGCCGTGCCCTATGGCGCTGTCCACGACCGGCTGACCATGGAGATCGCGCGCGGCTGCACGCGCGGCTGCCGGTTCTGCCAGGCGGGCATGATCTACCGCCCGGTGCGCGAACGCTCGCTCGACACCCTGGACGACATCCTGACCAGGGGACTGGCCGAGACCGGCTACGAGGAGACCTCGATCCTCTCCCTGTCCACAGGCGATTTCTCGGCGCTCGACACCTTCTTCACCCGCAGCTTCGACAAATGCGCCGCCGAACAGATATCCATCTCGCTCCCCTCCCTGCGCGTGGGCTCGCTGTCCGCGCCCATCATGGAGCGCATCTCGTCCATCAGGCGCACCGGCGCCACCCTGGCCCCGGAGGCGGGCAGCCAGCGGCTGCGCGATGTCATCAACAAGGGCGTGACCGAGGCGGAACTGGTCGAGCACGTCCGCCTGCTCTTCGAGAACGGCTGGCAGGGGGTCAAGCTCTACTTCATGATCGGCCTGCCCACCGAGACCGACGCGGACCTGGACGCCATCGTCGATCTCTGCATCAAGGTGCGCGACGCGGCGGGCTGGCACATCAAGCGGCTCCAGGTCACGGCGGCGGTATCGCCCTTCGTGCCCAAGCCGCAGACCCCGTTCCAGTGGGACCCGCAGCTTCCCTATGCGGAAATATACCGGCGCATCGGCTACCTGCGCGACCGGTTCCGCGCCCACAAGCGGATCAATCTGAAATTTCACGAACCAGAGATGACCACCCTCGAAGGGCTGTTTTCGCGCGGCGACCGACGGCTGGCCGAGGTGGTCGAGCGGGCCTACCGCGAGGGCGCGCTCTTCTCCAGCTGGAAGGACCACCTCTCCCTTGCCCCGTACAAACGGGCCGTGGAGGAACTGGGCCTCTCCTGGGACGAGTACACCGGGCCACGCGACCCGGAAGCCCCCCTGCCCTGGGATCACCTCTCCTGCGGCCTGACCCGGGGGTTTCTGCTGACCGAGCGCAAGCGCGCCCTGGCGGGCAAGGTGACCGAAGACTGTCGCTACGCCGCCTGCCGCAACTGCGGGGTGTGCGGCCATGACGACCATGTCTCGACCCTGACCGCCCAGCGCCACAAGGACATCCGGCCCAGGCTCGTCTTTGCCGGGCGCGACCAGGAGGGCGAACAGCCACCCTATTCGGTGGAAAAGCCGGACCTGACCGTCCGGGGCTCCCATTTTCGCATCTGGTACGAGAAGACCGGACCAGCGGCCTACCTGAGCCAGCTTGAGTTGCAGGCCGTGTTCGAGCGCGCCCTGCGCCGGGCCGGGCTGCCGCTGAGCTTCTCCGCCGGGTTCCACCCCATGCCCAAGCTCTCGTTCGGCATGGCCCTGCCAGTGGGCGTGTCGAGCCGGGAGGAGTGGATCAACGTCTTCCTGCGCCAGGATTTCGACCCCGAGAACGTGCTCGAAGGGCTGCGCCGGGCCATGCCCCTGGGGCTTGCCCCCCTACGGGTCGAACGATTGTCCATGGGCAAGAGCCAGCCCCAGCCCGTCGAGGAAACGTATGCACTGCGCGTGCTCGACAACGTGGCCGGGCGCATGGCCCAATGGGCCGCATTCCTGGCCAGGGACCAGTGGCTGATCACGAGACAGGCCAGGAAAGGAACCAGGGAACTGGACATCCGCCCCCTGATCCGGGAGGCGGCCATGGAGGGCGACACCGTGACCATGACCTGCGACTGGCGCGCGGGCTACTTGAGCCCGCTGGCCCTGGTCCAGGCCGTCATGGACGGGGCCTCGCTCCTCGACTTCACCCTGACCAAGACGGCCCAGCGGTTCGCCTGA
- a CDS encoding sodium/solute symporter: MEAGYQIPITALVLIGLMLAFTVVTTVMFRKQKTSADYYLAGRKVNSFINASAISSDYLSAASFLGVAGVAFLFGFDGIIYALGFFVGYIALLLFLASPLRKFGRYTVPDFVSERFHSKTARILGVVGVLFISLFYMAPQMLGAGKVMGLLLGMEYKTAIIVIALIITVYVTVGGMKGTTVNQLVQFWILFGAMFLLAFIPFVIKGYTYTDVVQFLASFKGPAPEAGKMFDGAAYTSPGFWLTSLKDTLSLLLALMFGTAGLPHILVRFYTAPDGKAARRTVIYVLLLIGMFYILSPYVGHVIRYIYLQGDTLGVSQHQMAWLADNGQNLAVPVAGSYFGGQILLGIVVAGAFAAILSTVAGLIIACAGAIGHDLVVNVFNPTMPEVSRVKVARVASVFVGLLGIPLGLWAENMQIAILVGLAFAIAASTFFPVLVMGVWWPRMTKNGACAGLVVGITGSFAMILGKDMLPTFLQFNNPGGFVMLVSFLAIYVASKLEVASKGEAALPHDTKEVMAILHGPERA; the protein is encoded by the coding sequence ATGGAAGCTGGATATCAAATACCCATCACCGCCCTGGTTCTCATAGGGCTCATGCTGGCATTCACGGTGGTCACCACCGTGATGTTCCGAAAACAGAAAACCTCAGCCGACTATTACCTGGCCGGACGCAAGGTCAACTCGTTCATCAACGCCTCGGCCATCTCGTCCGACTACCTCTCGGCGGCCTCGTTCCTGGGCGTGGCCGGCGTCGCCTTCCTCTTCGGCTTCGACGGCATCATCTACGCCCTGGGCTTCTTTGTCGGCTACATCGCCCTGCTCCTGTTCCTGGCCAGCCCGCTGCGCAAGTTTGGCCGCTACACGGTGCCCGATTTCGTGTCCGAGCGGTTCCACTCCAAGACGGCGCGCATACTCGGCGTCGTCGGCGTGCTCTTCATCTCGCTCTTCTACATGGCCCCGCAGATGCTGGGCGCGGGCAAGGTCATGGGCCTCTTGCTGGGCATGGAATACAAGACGGCCATCATCGTCATCGCCCTGATCATCACCGTCTACGTCACGGTGGGCGGCATGAAAGGGACCACGGTCAACCAGCTGGTCCAGTTCTGGATCCTGTTCGGCGCCATGTTCCTGCTCGCCTTCATCCCGTTCGTCATCAAGGGATACACCTACACCGACGTGGTGCAGTTCCTCGCCTCCTTCAAAGGCCCGGCTCCCGAGGCAGGCAAGATGTTCGACGGCGCGGCCTACACCTCTCCCGGCTTCTGGCTGACCAGCCTGAAGGACACCCTGTCCCTGCTCCTGGCGCTCATGTTCGGCACCGCCGGACTGCCCCACATCCTGGTGCGCTTCTACACCGCGCCCGACGGCAAGGCCGCGCGCCGCACGGTCATCTACGTGCTGCTGCTCATCGGCATGTTCTACATCCTGAGCCCTTACGTGGGTCACGTCATCCGCTACATCTATCTGCAGGGCGACACCCTGGGCGTCAGCCAGCACCAGATGGCCTGGCTGGCCGACAACGGCCAGAACCTGGCCGTGCCCGTGGCCGGTTCGTACTTCGGCGGCCAGATCCTGCTGGGCATCGTGGTGGCCGGAGCCTTTGCGGCCATCCTCTCCACCGTGGCCGGGCTGATCATCGCCTGCGCCGGGGCCATCGGCCATGACCTGGTGGTCAATGTCTTCAACCCGACCATGCCCGAGGTCTCCCGCGTCAAGGTGGCCCGCGTGGCCTCGGTCTTCGTCGGCCTGCTGGGCATCCCGCTGGGATTGTGGGCCGAGAACATGCAGATCGCCATCCTCGTGGGCCTGGCCTTTGCCATCGCCGCCTCCACCTTCTTCCCGGTGCTGGTCATGGGCGTGTGGTGGCCGAGGATGACCAAGAACGGTGCCTGCGCCGGGCTGGTGGTCGGCATCACCGGCTCATTCGCCATGATCCTGGGCAAGGACATGCTCCCGACCTTCCTCCAGTTCAACAACCCCGGCGGATTCGTCATGCTCGTGAGCTTCCTCGCCATCTACGTGGCCTCGAAGCTGGAGGTCGCCTCCAAGGGCGAGGCAGCCCTGCCCCACGACACCAAGGAAGTCATGGCCATTCTGCACGGCCCTGAACGGGCATAG
- a CDS encoding ABC transporter permease codes for MFAFAVKRILQAMIVMLIISCIGFAIKHNFGDPVRDLVGQRVTPAERAEIREQLGLNDPFLVQYVRFLGAAAKGDLGLSYFFKKPATEVILKKAPATLELVFCAALIITLLSVPLGIYAAIKPKSLLSRIVMGVSTVGVSMPVFLTAILLIYIFSVELKWLPSFGRGETVLLFGWWESGLVTWDGLQHLIMPSVALSSIMLPLFIRLIRSEMMEVLESEYVKYAWAKGLRPRRIWWVHAFKNTLLPVITVGGVQLGIMVAFTILTETVFQWQGMGSMFIESVERSDTSLMVAYLVFVGFVFVLVNTAVDIIYGLVNPMVRVAGRK; via the coding sequence ATGTTCGCATTCGCAGTCAAACGAATCCTTCAGGCGATGATCGTCATGCTGATCATCAGCTGCATCGGATTCGCCATCAAACACAACTTCGGCGACCCGGTCCGCGACCTCGTGGGCCAGCGCGTCACCCCTGCCGAGCGGGCTGAAATCCGTGAACAGCTCGGTCTCAACGACCCCTTCCTGGTCCAGTATGTCCGATTCCTGGGCGCTGCGGCCAAGGGAGACCTGGGGCTCAGTTATTTCTTCAAGAAGCCGGCAACGGAGGTCATCCTCAAAAAGGCCCCGGCCACCCTGGAGCTGGTCTTCTGCGCCGCGCTGATCATCACCCTGCTCTCCGTGCCGCTCGGCATCTACGCGGCCATCAAGCCAAAGAGCCTCCTGAGCCGGATCGTCATGGGCGTGTCCACCGTCGGCGTGTCCATGCCGGTCTTCCTGACGGCCATCCTGCTCATCTACATTTTCTCGGTGGAGCTGAAATGGCTCCCCTCCTTTGGCCGGGGCGAGACCGTGCTCCTGTTCGGCTGGTGGGAAAGCGGGCTGGTGACCTGGGACGGCCTGCAACACCTGATCATGCCGTCCGTGGCCCTCTCCTCCATCATGCTCCCGCTCTTCATCCGCCTCATCCGCTCGGAAATGATGGAGGTGCTTGAGAGCGAGTACGTCAAGTACGCCTGGGCCAAGGGGCTCAGGCCCCGGCGCATCTGGTGGGTCCACGCCTTCAAGAACACGCTGCTCCCGGTCATCACCGTGGGCGGCGTGCAGCTCGGCATCATGGTCGCCTTCACCATCCTGACCGAGACCGTGTTCCAGTGGCAGGGCATGGGTTCCATGTTCATCGAGTCCGTGGAGCGGTCCGACACCTCGCTCATGGTCGCCTATCTCGTTTTCGTCGGCTTTGTCTTCGTGCTCGTCAACACGGCGGTGGACATCATCTACGGACTGGTCAACCCCATGGTCCGCGTGGCGGGGAGGAAGTGA
- a CDS encoding putative nucleotidyltransferase substrate binding domain-containing protein: MSDESGHSRLPGALSGGHFGAPAGLDRELLQMARDGKLAGLRSTRRDLVQDWLDTGLTAEETCKRLSAYNRSVIQAVLEAHAQEYPWLRQCTFLEFGSGGRDEQVIGSDQDNGLLMGVDPDPDDLDDVAQSIVVALDGAGIPLCDGGVMVSNEAWRGSFDTWLARLTGWLSNPAEKGAWQSGLILDFKGVFGPQDEVTRLRTRLWEYVRTKPIALSLLIGELTDYKLPLTFYGAFITERTGPWHGHINIKNSVLAHLTNSARILALKYNLAPHNTCDRIRAIAQAGHVTAGHGGRLLDAWECLQRKRLDIGLACDAEGVPPHNYVDPSQLDAAERARLKAAIQAVEKLVRLVQAGAGL; encoded by the coding sequence TTGAGCGACGAATCAGGGCATTCGCGTCTTCCGGGAGCGCTTTCAGGCGGTCATTTCGGTGCGCCCGCCGGGCTTGATCGCGAGCTGCTCCAGATGGCCCGCGACGGCAAGCTGGCCGGGTTGCGCAGCACTCGGCGCGATCTCGTGCAGGACTGGCTCGATACCGGGTTGACCGCCGAGGAGACCTGCAAGCGGCTTTCGGCCTACAACCGCTCGGTCATCCAGGCCGTGCTGGAGGCGCACGCCCAGGAGTATCCCTGGCTGCGCCAGTGCACCTTTCTCGAATTCGGCTCTGGCGGTCGCGACGAGCAGGTCATCGGCTCGGACCAGGACAACGGGCTGCTCATGGGCGTGGACCCTGACCCGGATGATCTTGACGATGTGGCCCAGTCCATCGTGGTGGCTCTGGACGGGGCGGGAATCCCCTTGTGCGATGGCGGGGTCATGGTCAGCAACGAGGCGTGGCGGGGCAGTTTCGACACCTGGCTGGCCCGGCTCACGGGCTGGCTCTCCAACCCTGCGGAGAAGGGTGCCTGGCAGTCGGGCCTGATCCTCGACTTCAAGGGCGTGTTCGGTCCCCAGGACGAGGTGACGCGGCTACGCACGCGATTGTGGGAATACGTCCGCACCAAGCCCATCGCCCTGTCCCTGCTCATCGGCGAGTTGACGGACTACAAGCTTCCCCTGACCTTTTACGGCGCGTTCATCACCGAGCGCACCGGGCCGTGGCACGGCCATATCAATATAAAGAACAGCGTGCTGGCGCACCTGACCAACAGCGCGCGCATCCTTGCCCTCAAATACAACCTCGCTCCGCACAACACCTGCGACCGCATCCGGGCCATTGCCCAGGCCGGGCATGTCACCGCCGGGCACGGCGGGCGGCTGCTCGACGCCTGGGAATGCCTCCAGCGCAAGCGGCTCGATATCGGGCTGGCCTGCGACGCCGAGGGGGTGCCGCCCCACAATTATGTTGATCCGTCGCAGCTCGACGCTGCGGAGCGGGCGCGGCTCAAGGCGGCCATCCAGGCCGTCGAGAAGCTGGTGCGGCTGGTTCAGGCCGGAGCCGGGCTGTGA
- a CDS encoding Hpt domain-containing protein encodes MDDTAIIERIDSDLEELMERFFASSHKDVDTMRAAHTARDFAALERLGHTARGTGYGYGFRGMGDIGLALENAAKAGDEAQCLVLIEGMARYLATVRVEFVR; translated from the coding sequence ATGGACGACACAGCCATCATAGAACGCATTGATTCCGACCTTGAGGAACTGATGGAGCGATTCTTCGCCAGTTCGCACAAGGATGTGGATACCATGCGGGCCGCCCATACGGCCCGCGACTTCGCAGCGCTCGAGCGACTTGGCCACACGGCCAGAGGCACTGGCTATGGCTACGGGTTCCGCGGCATGGGCGACATCGGCCTTGCGCTTGAGAATGCGGCCAAGGCCGGGGACGAGGCGCAATGCCTCGTTCTTATCGAGGGCATGGCCCGCTATCTGGCCACCGTCCGGGTGGAATTCGTGCGATAG
- the mltC gene encoding membrane-bound lytic murein transglycosylase MltC: MKHLVLMIVLSLLLLPLASCSRYDAVRIARAAATGSPAAAAESLARDKAMGYATNPAALATDLKQLKKTIEDFIKAVESVWGKQDARLPSPREYVKYTHNYLSRASVDFDQGIITVETLDQQKPLDSLRTAIVTTLLTPADPRSVDLYTAKPVKLGDTPFLYGEVKDQQNEDIRWAWRAERFADHLIATRVATRTVDGRTVRSVTIAMVGGHLDIRARKYQALVEAAARRFDVSRSLVYAVIRVESDFNPFAVSHAMAVGLMQVVPSTAGSDVYRLLNGRDGQPSREGLFDPPTNITYGTAYLHMLDTRFLSGVIDPVSREYCVIAGYNGGAGAVLRTFDSDRSQAAARINSMHPGQVYDTLRASLPHGETRRYLGKVVEARRHFINF, encoded by the coding sequence ATGAAACATCTCGTCCTGATGATTGTCCTCTCCCTGCTGCTCCTGCCGCTCGCCTCCTGCTCGCGCTACGACGCGGTCAGGATAGCCAGAGCGGCGGCCACGGGCAGCCCGGCGGCCGCAGCCGAGTCCCTGGCCCGCGACAAGGCCATGGGCTACGCCACCAATCCAGCGGCCCTGGCTACGGACCTGAAACAACTCAAGAAGACCATCGAGGACTTCATCAAGGCCGTGGAATCCGTGTGGGGCAAGCAGGATGCCCGCCTCCCCAGCCCCAGGGAATACGTCAAGTACACCCACAACTATCTCTCGCGGGCCAGCGTGGATTTCGACCAGGGCATCATCACCGTGGAGACCCTGGACCAGCAAAAGCCCCTGGACAGCCTCAGGACAGCCATCGTCACCACCCTGCTGACCCCGGCAGACCCGCGCTCCGTGGACCTGTACACGGCCAAGCCGGTCAAGCTGGGTGACACGCCCTTTCTCTATGGCGAGGTCAAGGACCAGCAGAACGAGGACATCCGCTGGGCGTGGCGGGCCGAGCGGTTCGCGGACCACCTCATCGCCACACGGGTCGCCACGCGGACCGTGGACGGCAGGACCGTGCGCTCCGTGACCATCGCCATGGTCGGGGGCCACCTGGACATCCGCGCCCGCAAGTATCAGGCCCTGGTCGAGGCGGCGGCAAGACGGTTCGACGTGAGCCGGAGCCTTGTATACGCCGTCATCCGGGTCGAGTCGGATTTCAACCCCTTTGCCGTCAGCCACGCCATGGCCGTGGGGCTGATGCAGGTGGTGCCCTCCACCGCCGGGAGCGACGTGTACCGCCTGCTCAACGGGCGTGACGGCCAGCCCAGCCGCGAGGGACTCTTTGACCCGCCCACCAACATCACCTACGGCACGGCCTACCTGCATATGCTCGACACCCGCTTCCTGTCCGGCGTGATCGACCCCGTCTCGCGCGAGTACTGCGTCATCGCGGGCTACAACGGCGGCGCGGGCGCGGTGCTCAGGACATTCGACAGCGACCGGTCGCAGGCCGCAGCGCGGATAAACTCCATGCATCCCGGACAGGTCTATGATACGCTGCGCGCAAGCCTGCCCCACGGAGAGACCAGACGCTACCTGGGCAAGGTGGTCGAGGCCAGAAGACACTTCATCAACTTCTAA